The proteins below are encoded in one region of Sulfitobacter sp. W027:
- a CDS encoding TniB family NTP-binding protein, producing MVVTEGCAFAHLDPVYRRFAALPDDERIAWIRADRWIGFDQSGVALARLENLLTYPPRDRMPCLLIYGDTGMGKTKIVRKFERDHPPKFSQTTGVDHRPVVVAQVPSEPIERDLYRELLAAMGAPAMAGGTLAREKDICRSLLRTVGAKMIILDEVNGMLAGTFRQQRIFLNAIRFLANDLRIPLDCAGTDLARQALLTDAQLAERFEAFHLKPWQNDTAFAGLLKSFERILPLREASDLISGEARERIHKLTSGVTARIFRLIETAAEDAVRSGKERLDADSFGDNLVLPLVSMTQTARRRGKPVQQRVGA from the coding sequence ATGGTCGTGACCGAAGGCTGCGCATTTGCACATCTTGATCCGGTCTACCGCCGGTTCGCGGCGCTGCCTGATGATGAGCGCATCGCCTGGATCCGGGCCGACCGCTGGATCGGTTTCGATCAGTCCGGGGTTGCTCTGGCACGTCTGGAGAACCTGCTGACCTATCCGCCGCGTGACCGGATGCCCTGCTTGCTGATCTATGGCGATACCGGCATGGGCAAGACCAAGATCGTCCGCAAGTTTGAACGCGACCACCCGCCGAAGTTCAGCCAGACCACCGGAGTTGACCATCGTCCGGTGGTCGTCGCGCAGGTACCTTCTGAACCCATTGAGCGCGATCTGTACCGCGAACTTCTGGCGGCCATGGGGGCACCGGCGATGGCAGGCGGTACGCTCGCCCGCGAGAAGGATATCTGTCGATCGCTGCTACGGACCGTGGGGGCGAAGATGATCATCCTCGACGAGGTGAACGGTATGCTCGCTGGTACGTTCCGCCAGCAGCGCATATTTCTCAACGCCATAAGGTTTCTGGCCAATGATTTACGGATCCCGCTGGATTGTGCAGGGACTGACCTCGCGCGCCAGGCGTTGCTGACCGATGCACAACTGGCCGAGCGCTTCGAGGCGTTCCATCTCAAGCCCTGGCAGAACGATACCGCCTTCGCTGGGCTCTTGAAAAGTTTCGAACGCATCCTGCCTTTGCGCGAGGCCTCCGATTTGATCAGTGGGGAGGCCAGAGAACGGATTCACAAGCTGACCTCCGGTGTGACGGCGCGCATCTTCCGCCTGATCGAGACGGCGGCAGAAGATGCGGTCCGGTCGGGCAAGGAGCGCCTCGACGCGGATAGTTTTGGCGACAATCTGGTGCTGCCGCTGGTTTCGATGACCCAGACCGCTCGGCGGCGGGGAAAGCCCGTGCAACAACGGGTCGGGGCATGA
- a CDS encoding Mu transposase C-terminal domain-containing protein translates to MHLFGLRYWDDVLSLWAGRQGRQLRVFYDPRDLSTVFVRSPEGQRYPVRFADLRHPSITFAEHRRAQAILRERGRALEDEDLIFAVIEEQRALVDAASSRTREARRFLERRERALDGAGAYEAEDAVPEPEESENVLRDHPGFEVEEWS, encoded by the coding sequence ATCCATCTTTTCGGCCTGCGGTATTGGGACGATGTCCTGAGCCTCTGGGCGGGTCGGCAGGGCCGGCAATTGCGCGTGTTCTACGATCCTCGTGACCTCTCCACGGTCTTTGTCCGGAGCCCTGAGGGCCAACGATATCCCGTACGGTTTGCAGATCTGCGCCATCCGTCGATCACCTTTGCGGAGCATCGCCGTGCGCAGGCGATTTTGCGCGAGCGCGGGCGCGCGCTCGAGGACGAAGATCTCATATTCGCAGTGATCGAGGAACAGCGCGCCCTGGTTGATGCGGCCAGCAGTAGAACCCGGGAAGCCAGGCGGTTTCTCGAGCGACGAGAACGAGCGCTTGATGGGGCAGGGGCCTACGAGGCTGAGGATGCCGTCCCGGAACCAGAGGAAAGTGAGAATGTGCTCAGGGACCACCCGGGGTTCGAAGTTGAGGAATGGTCGTGA
- a CDS encoding DDE-type integrase/transposase/recombinase: MVDRSDINAVDDAAWEQAVAREAVIRRLASKASPNRAEFLKACRDLGLKRSRLYELISAYKTRPVASSLLAAQVGTPTGSRRLHDEIERVISGAIEDFYKSLQKPSINALQKEVRRRCSKRGLRPPCWTTLRDRVAAIDPAELTAVREGAKASRQRHHPVPGSYQVERAYEVVQIDHTLVDVIVVDRVHRKPLQRPWLTLAIDVASRMVAGFYLTLEPPSALSVALAIQHLVQPKFNWLESLGIDADWPAEGLPETIHVDNAKEFRSKAMKRGAEEHGISLQYRPIGAPHYGGHIERLIGTMMGAVHLLPGSTFSSIKDRGDYDSVGKSAMTLDELERWLALEITRYHAERHRALGIPPVAA; encoded by the coding sequence ATGGTGGATCGATCAGACATCAACGCCGTCGACGATGCTGCGTGGGAACAGGCGGTCGCGCGGGAAGCTGTGATCCGTCGCCTTGCAAGCAAGGCGTCACCAAACCGTGCCGAGTTTCTCAAGGCCTGCCGCGATCTTGGTCTAAAGCGCTCCCGCCTGTACGAGTTGATCTCAGCGTACAAGACGCGCCCGGTTGCCAGTTCCTTGCTGGCAGCTCAGGTCGGGACACCGACGGGTAGCCGCCGGCTGCATGACGAGATCGAAAGGGTGATTTCGGGCGCGATCGAGGATTTCTACAAGTCTCTCCAGAAGCCAAGCATCAACGCCCTCCAAAAGGAGGTGCGCAGGCGGTGCAGTAAGAGAGGGCTACGTCCCCCGTGCTGGACCACGCTCCGGGACCGTGTGGCGGCGATCGATCCGGCGGAACTCACGGCGGTGCGTGAGGGCGCTAAGGCTTCTCGCCAGCGCCATCACCCAGTGCCGGGCAGCTATCAGGTCGAACGGGCCTATGAGGTGGTTCAGATCGACCACACGCTGGTGGATGTCATCGTTGTGGACCGGGTTCATCGGAAACCCTTGCAACGGCCCTGGCTGACGCTCGCCATCGACGTCGCAAGCCGCATGGTGGCGGGATTCTATCTGACACTGGAGCCGCCATCGGCCTTGTCGGTGGCACTGGCCATTCAGCACCTGGTGCAGCCCAAATTCAACTGGCTGGAAAGCTTGGGGATCGACGCGGACTGGCCAGCAGAAGGATTGCCGGAGACCATTCACGTCGACAATGCCAAGGAATTCCGCTCGAAGGCGATGAAGCGGGGTGCGGAAGAGCACGGGATTTCACTACAGTACCGTCCGATTGGGGCACCACATTACGGCGGTCACATCGAGCGGCTGATCGGCACAATGATGGGGGCGGTCCACCTGCTGCCGGGATCGACCTTCAGCAGCATCAAGGACCGTGGTGACTACGATTCCGTGGGCAAGTCGGCGATGACGCTCGACGAGCTGGAGCGGTGGTTGGCGCTGGAAATCACCCGTTATCATGCTGAACGGCACCGTGCGCTCGGGATTCCGCCAGTTGCGGCCTAG
- a CDS encoding ParB/RepB/Spo0J family partition protein gives MVKKRSVFDINFELDAEEEAAEFPAGNQRALEAKAYSVPGHPLQNHGSAPPRRGPMASAIAETADATRERDNAEAAIRAENDALAHEHVRLKKLGLITDLIQTSEVMTSKLTRDRSANLDPELDELKESIKAVGLSNPIRVEKTDEGFELIQGFRRLSAFRQLAEETGDPRYTRIPAAMVPRGEPLVGLYRKMVDENLIRKDLSFGEMAQLALSYSRDEGIDVGEAVSTLYASALKQKRTYIRQFARILEALEGTVRYPEAIPRALGLELYKLVDGQPGRAGELAARLLAVPDRDKDAEMGMLRNALAGQKESGAREAKSVSRTSLKMGRPEGQARVTASDGKLELRLERDFSAIPRARLQQGIEAFLAALDDEG, from the coding sequence ATGGTTAAGAAACGCTCCGTCTTTGATATTAACTTTGAACTCGACGCAGAAGAGGAGGCGGCGGAGTTCCCCGCGGGGAACCAGCGCGCGCTTGAGGCCAAAGCCTATAGCGTTCCAGGCCATCCATTGCAAAACCACGGATCAGCCCCGCCGCGGCGGGGCCCTATGGCCAGTGCGATTGCCGAAACTGCCGATGCCACCCGTGAACGCGACAACGCCGAAGCGGCAATCCGCGCAGAGAATGACGCCCTTGCCCATGAGCACGTGCGGCTCAAGAAGCTAGGTTTAATCACTGATTTGATCCAGACCTCTGAGGTGATGACTTCCAAACTGACCCGTGACCGTTCTGCCAATCTGGACCCTGAACTTGATGAGCTAAAAGAGTCTATCAAGGCGGTTGGGCTATCGAATCCGATCCGTGTAGAGAAGACCGATGAGGGCTTTGAACTTATCCAAGGATTCCGCAGACTTTCGGCTTTTCGGCAGTTGGCAGAAGAAACTGGCGATCCGCGCTACACCCGTATTCCCGCTGCCATGGTTCCCCGCGGGGAACCGTTGGTTGGACTCTATCGCAAAATGGTGGATGAGAACCTGATACGAAAGGACCTGTCCTTTGGGGAAATGGCGCAACTTGCCTTGTCCTATTCGCGGGACGAAGGGATCGATGTGGGGGAGGCGGTCTCGACGCTCTATGCCTCTGCGCTCAAACAAAAGCGGACCTACATTCGGCAGTTCGCCCGCATCCTGGAAGCTTTGGAAGGGACGGTGCGCTATCCTGAAGCGATCCCCCGCGCGTTAGGGCTTGAACTTTATAAGTTGGTCGATGGGCAGCCCGGAAGGGCAGGGGAACTTGCAGCACGGTTACTTGCCGTTCCTGATCGGGATAAAGACGCAGAGATGGGGATGCTCCGCAATGCGCTTGCCGGGCAGAAAGAGTCAGGTGCGCGGGAGGCCAAATCAGTTTCCAGGACATCGCTGAAAATGGGCCGACCTGAAGGGCAAGCTCGTGTGACAGCATCAGACGGAAAACTCGAACTGCGGTTGGAGCGGGACTTTTCGGCGATTCCAAGGGCGCGGCTTCAGCAAGGCATTGAGGCATTCTTAGCCGCGCTTGACGATGAAGGTTGA
- a CDS encoding AAA family ATPase, which yields MYTHADLAKLQAQSLKMQGFIRQQTYSPEMEKTLRRFSSWEVAELILKINPSTFRGRLAADPSLPEGLVEEEGRQRWYTLEEINELRRKLKIKGRSLMPARPAGKRAIRAAIANFKGGAGKSTVALHFAHAAALDGYRVLAVDFDPQATLSHSMGLSDVSEEVTVWGIMARDLIRETERINATSGGAESGAALPQRRLPPSVTGMGLNDLRATDFIKPTSWPTIDIIPSCANAAFVEFASAQYRHMNPEWSFFAAVSRYLDQLPDDAYDLIIFDCPPAIGYQSMNAVFAADVLYVPSGPGYWEYDSTTSFIGQLSEALEDLGRFRGRLPSGTNPEKVFADLRFLLTRFEPNNDLHRAMQSAFHQVFKSHVAEHPIEMTRAVEQSGRFLSSIYEMDYRQMTRETWRRARISFDRAYDEFQSTLVNAWEKLED from the coding sequence ATGTACACCCACGCTGATTTGGCGAAATTGCAGGCCCAGTCACTTAAGATGCAAGGGTTCATCCGGCAGCAGACATATTCCCCCGAGATGGAGAAGACGTTGCGTCGCTTCTCAAGTTGGGAGGTCGCCGAGTTGATTCTCAAGATCAACCCCTCAACCTTTCGCGGCCGCCTTGCGGCGGATCCTTCCCTGCCTGAGGGGCTAGTAGAGGAAGAAGGCCGCCAGCGCTGGTACACGTTGGAAGAGATCAATGAGCTGCGGCGGAAGCTCAAGATAAAGGGCCGGTCTCTCATGCCGGCACGCCCCGCTGGCAAACGCGCAATCCGTGCTGCGATTGCGAATTTTAAAGGAGGAGCGGGCAAGAGTACCGTCGCGCTACACTTTGCCCATGCCGCCGCCCTTGATGGATATCGCGTGCTCGCGGTGGACTTTGATCCGCAAGCGACGCTCAGCCATTCGATGGGCCTTTCTGACGTTTCCGAAGAGGTGACCGTCTGGGGGATTATGGCTCGCGATCTGATCCGCGAGACCGAGCGCATAAACGCAACTTCTGGTGGGGCCGAGAGCGGAGCCGCCCTGCCCCAACGCAGGCTGCCGCCTTCGGTAACTGGCATGGGATTGAACGATCTGCGCGCCACCGATTTCATCAAGCCGACAAGCTGGCCTACTATCGACATTATCCCTAGCTGTGCCAACGCGGCTTTTGTCGAATTCGCCAGCGCCCAGTATCGGCATATGAACCCCGAATGGTCCTTCTTTGCGGCTGTGTCCCGTTACCTCGACCAACTGCCGGATGACGCCTACGACCTTATCATTTTCGACTGCCCGCCCGCGATTGGTTACCAATCGATGAACGCGGTGTTTGCGGCGGATGTGCTCTATGTCCCTTCCGGTCCCGGCTATTGGGAGTATGACAGCACCACGAGTTTCATTGGTCAGCTCTCGGAAGCGTTGGAAGACTTGGGCCGGTTCCGCGGGCGGCTTCCGTCCGGCACCAATCCCGAAAAGGTGTTTGCGGATCTTCGTTTCTTGCTGACACGTTTTGAGCCGAACAATGATTTGCACCGTGCGATGCAGTCAGCCTTTCATCAGGTTTTCAAATCGCATGTGGCAGAGCACCCGATCGAGATGACCCGTGCGGTTGAACAATCGGGGCGCTTCCTGTCGTCGATCTATGAAATGGATTACCGACAGATGACGCGAGAAACATGGCGGCGGGCGCGGATTTCCTTTGATCGCGCTTACGACGAATTCCAATCCACGCTCGTCAATGCGTGGGAAAAGCTGGAGGATTAA
- a CDS encoding DnaA N-terminal domain-containing protein: MQLVKPAGQRDAARKYDIITALGAYALARNKHDQRLVLRLITLMTARYNWARNELAVGQREIARLWAVDERTVKREMAKLRGLGWLVVKRQGARGRVTEYGLGLDRMLAMTETEWPNVGPDFDLRMSGKPEGSPVVPLPVKGNIPPPDVSDGTEWALAQAILFSEAPDVYGSWLRNLVRVDRAGGRLTLSAPSRFHGNYVQTHLSRKVLAACQSVDADVTEIVIVA, translated from the coding sequence ATGCAATTGGTTAAACCGGCAGGTCAACGCGACGCTGCCCGCAAATATGATATCATCACGGCATTAGGCGCATATGCACTGGCGCGCAATAAGCATGACCAGCGGCTGGTGCTCCGGCTGATCACTTTGATGACAGCGCGATACAATTGGGCGCGCAATGAATTGGCCGTGGGGCAACGCGAGATTGCTCGGTTATGGGCAGTGGATGAGCGCACCGTGAAACGCGAGATGGCCAAGCTGCGAGGGCTTGGCTGGCTAGTGGTCAAGCGACAGGGCGCACGGGGCAGAGTGACGGAATATGGGCTCGGCCTTGATCGCATGCTTGCCATGACCGAAACGGAATGGCCCAATGTGGGCCCCGATTTTGATCTGCGGATGAGCGGTAAGCCTGAGGGAAGCCCTGTTGTGCCCTTGCCGGTAAAAGGCAACATACCACCGCCAGATGTAAGCGATGGTACGGAATGGGCGTTGGCCCAGGCGATTCTATTCAGCGAAGCCCCGGATGTTTACGGAAGTTGGCTTCGCAATCTTGTGCGGGTCGACAGGGCAGGAGGGCGTTTAACCCTCAGTGCGCCAAGTCGCTTTCATGGCAATTATGTCCAGACACACCTAAGCCGAAAGGTGCTCGCGGCCTGTCAGTCGGTGGATGCCGATGTGACCGAGATTGTGATCGTCGCATAG
- a CDS encoding tyrosine-type recombinase/integrase codes for MATEDEELSSARSSTSDDVKGDARDQEKSDGTTLPSHVAGSGALDQLVETARDYAKQAASENTLKAYAKDWAHFARWCRLKGTDPLPLSPEIIGLYLANLAAPTAKAPALSVSTIERRLSGLSWNYMQRGFNLDRKNRHIATVLAGIKRKHARPPVQKEAILAEDILAMVATLPYDLRGLRDRAILLIGYAGGLRRSEIVSLDVHKDDTPDSGGWIEFLDEGALLTLNAKTGWREVELGRGSSDQTCPVHALEQWLHFAKIDFGPVFVRTSRDGAKALEARLNDKHVARLIKRTVLDAGIRAELPEKERLALFSGHSLRAGLASSAEIDESYVQKHLGHASAEMTRRYQRRRDRFRVNLTRVAGL; via the coding sequence ATGGCCACAGAGGACGAGGAGTTGAGCTCAGCACGCTCTAGTACATCCGACGATGTTAAGGGTGACGCGAGAGATCAAGAGAAAAGTGATGGAACCACCCTGCCCTCGCATGTGGCTGGCTCAGGCGCCCTCGATCAGCTGGTAGAAACCGCACGCGACTATGCGAAGCAGGCGGCCTCTGAGAACACCCTGAAGGCCTACGCGAAAGACTGGGCGCACTTTGCCCGCTGGTGCAGATTGAAGGGAACGGACCCTTTGCCGCTTTCACCCGAGATAATCGGGCTCTACCTCGCCAACTTGGCGGCACCCACGGCAAAGGCCCCTGCCCTCTCAGTCTCGACCATCGAGCGCCGTCTTTCTGGCCTTAGCTGGAACTACATGCAGCGGGGCTTCAACCTCGATCGCAAGAACCGCCATATCGCCACCGTGCTGGCCGGGATCAAACGCAAACACGCCCGTCCGCCGGTGCAGAAGGAAGCGATTTTGGCCGAGGACATTCTCGCGATGGTGGCCACCCTTCCTTACGACCTGCGCGGCCTACGAGACCGGGCCATCCTGCTGATCGGCTATGCGGGCGGTCTGCGTCGGTCGGAGATCGTCAGCTTGGATGTCCACAAAGACGACACACCGGATTCAGGCGGTTGGATCGAGTTCCTAGACGAGGGGGCCCTGCTCACGCTGAACGCCAAAACGGGCTGGCGTGAGGTTGAGCTTGGTCGCGGCTCTAGCGATCAGACCTGCCCTGTTCACGCGCTGGAGCAGTGGCTGCATTTTGCCAAGATCGACTTTGGGCCGGTGTTCGTCCGCACGTCCCGTGATGGCGCGAAGGCGCTCGAGGCGCGACTCAATGACAAACACGTCGCCCGCCTGATCAAACGCACCGTGCTGGATGCTGGCATCCGAGCGGAACTACCCGAAAAAGAACGTTTGGCGCTGTTCTCAGGCCATTCCCTGCGTGCAGGTCTCGCAAGTTCAGCAGAGATTGACGAGAGCTATGTCCAAAAGCATCTTGGGCACGCGAGCGCGGAAATGACCCGCCGATATCAACGCCGTCGCGACCGGTTCCGCGTGAATCTGACGCGCGTGGCGGGGTTGTAG
- a CDS encoding DUF1403 family protein — protein MSLQLLPRWITLQRDEDPETVAFLSGAALATLDAVLRDPNVTFPCALLRDRMALDSAVACLKLEGRNESGSDIRDAVCLARAGDQLGPAGEMFMGWRKLARINLGVSGWKGRVENALPTALAHEAVSILGSPSGTPVGQASVILAELLPRFPREEAGALMLADVALACAVGWDRPVPLLGAHMARRDIRAIATGAGEPRLFVHRAMVAACDTAIRLAADLNLRVAKLRSVAPKLRAKGSDAALALFLSHDAVSPSGMLSPMIQGTLMPMTDRAARRLCDRLVELGVVRELTGRPTFRLYGV, from the coding sequence ATGAGCCTACAGCTTCTGCCCCGTTGGATCACTCTGCAAAGAGATGAAGACCCTGAAACTGTTGCTTTTTTATCTGGCGCGGCGCTGGCTACGCTAGATGCGGTGTTACGCGACCCAAACGTTACATTTCCCTGTGCCTTGTTGCGGGATCGAATGGCGCTGGATTCTGCTGTGGCTTGCCTAAAGCTTGAAGGTCGCAATGAATCCGGGTCCGATATCCGTGACGCGGTGTGTTTAGCGCGGGCAGGAGATCAGCTGGGACCTGCGGGCGAGATGTTTATGGGGTGGCGTAAGCTGGCGCGGATCAACTTGGGTGTCAGTGGATGGAAGGGGCGGGTGGAGAATGCGCTACCAACAGCGCTGGCCCATGAGGCTGTGTCCATTCTTGGATCTCCATCAGGAACACCGGTGGGACAAGCAAGCGTCATCTTAGCAGAGCTGTTGCCCCGGTTCCCACGGGAAGAAGCGGGAGCATTGATGTTGGCGGATGTTGCTTTGGCCTGTGCGGTCGGTTGGGATCGGCCTGTGCCATTATTGGGGGCGCATATGGCGCGCAGGGATATCCGCGCGATTGCGACTGGGGCGGGTGAACCTAGACTTTTTGTACATCGTGCGATGGTTGCTGCTTGCGACACTGCCATTCGTTTGGCGGCGGACCTAAACTTGCGCGTTGCAAAGTTGCGGTCCGTTGCGCCAAAACTGCGCGCCAAAGGATCAGACGCTGCGTTGGCTTTGTTCCTGAGCCACGATGCGGTGTCACCGTCAGGCATGTTAAGCCCGATGATCCAGGGCACATTGATGCCGATGACGGATCGCGCGGCGCGCCGTCTCTGTGACCGTTTGGTGGAACTGGGCGTCGTGCGGGAACTGACTGGCAGGCCGACGTTCCGATTGTACGGGGTATAA
- a CDS encoding SMC-Scp complex subunit ScpB: MAKETSVLDTELDDLLPELRWREWMGRIEAVIFASASPVPRGDLARVVGQGASVDLLIEDIQTDLNDRPYELVAVADGWLMRTRTRFADAIHAAADVGDQHLDLDEFEVAVLASIAYHQPLTRDGLKDIFGKDISRDLIGRLRAQELIATGPRSPRAGAPYTYVTTQKFLMAFGMESLRDLPDRGELEDAGLAS, translated from the coding sequence ATGGCCAAGGAAACCTCAGTGTTAGACACTGAATTAGACGACCTGCTCCCGGAATTGCGCTGGCGTGAATGGATGGGCCGGATTGAAGCGGTGATTTTTGCGAGCGCTTCGCCAGTGCCGCGCGGGGACTTGGCGCGCGTCGTGGGGCAGGGGGCCTCGGTTGACCTGTTGATTGAGGATATTCAGACCGATTTAAACGATCGCCCCTATGAGTTGGTCGCCGTAGCAGACGGCTGGTTGATGCGAACGCGGACGCGATTTGCTGATGCCATTCACGCGGCGGCCGATGTGGGCGACCAGCATCTGGATTTGGACGAATTTGAAGTCGCTGTGCTCGCATCGATTGCCTATCACCAGCCGCTGACGCGGGATGGGTTGAAGGATATTTTTGGAAAAGACATCAGCCGTGATTTGATCGGAAGGTTAAGAGCGCAGGAGTTGATCGCCACGGGTCCGCGTAGTCCGAGGGCAGGGGCACCCTATACCTATGTGACGACGCAGAAGTTCTTGATGGCGTTTGGGATGGAAAGCCTCCGTGATTTGCCCGACCGCGGCGAGCTAGAGGATGCTGGCTTGGCAAGTTGA
- the ggt gene encoding gamma-glutamyltransferase — MRQIITCAVCLTLSAAPALHAQEAAIFSGNDRVHPVYAENGMVSAQEAVAAQIGLDILEAGGNAVDAGVAVAFALAVTLPRAGNIGGGGFMIVHDAETGETKAIDYREMAPSSAERDMYLDAEGNADSELSRFTGLAVGVPGTVAGMQMALENYGSMTLAEVIKPAIALARDGIAVTPGLADSLKGLEDRLKKWPSSETIFYKEGGGFYEPGESLVQTDLANTLQKIADEGPDGFYKGETATKIAEAVQAAGGRITVEDMANYKPVLRDPVRGTYRGYEIVSMPPPSSGGAHIIQILNVLEDYPISFLGHNTADTIHLMAEAMKRAYADRSEYLGDSDFVDVPLSEITSKAYAEDIRGNISLNAATPSSSIKPGELAPYESDQTTHFSIVDKDGNAVSNTYTINFSYGSGMVADGTGILMNNEMDDFAAKPGVPNAYGLIGGDANAVEGSKRPLSSMSPTIVMKDGEVFMVTGSPGGSRIITTTLQVIMNVIDHGMNIAEASFAPRIHHQWLPDEIRIEDGISLDTVGLLEQRGHKVSEKSVMGSTQSILVDRESGYLFGASDPRRVDAAALGH, encoded by the coding sequence ATGAGACAGATTATCACATGCGCGGTATGCCTGACACTGTCGGCAGCCCCCGCGCTTCATGCCCAAGAAGCCGCGATTTTTTCTGGCAATGACCGTGTGCATCCCGTCTATGCGGAGAACGGTATGGTGTCGGCCCAAGAAGCCGTGGCGGCCCAGATCGGGCTCGATATTCTCGAGGCTGGCGGCAACGCGGTGGACGCAGGCGTTGCTGTGGCATTCGCGTTGGCTGTGACCTTGCCACGCGCGGGCAATATCGGCGGCGGTGGTTTCATGATCGTCCATGACGCGGAGACCGGCGAGACCAAGGCCATAGACTATCGTGAAATGGCACCCTCATCCGCCGAACGGGACATGTATCTCGACGCCGAAGGCAACGCCGACAGCGAGCTTTCGCGGTTCACAGGATTGGCCGTTGGCGTGCCGGGCACTGTGGCGGGCATGCAGATGGCATTAGAAAACTACGGCAGCATGACGCTTGCCGAGGTGATTAAGCCGGCCATCGCGCTGGCCCGGGATGGCATCGCGGTCACGCCCGGCCTTGCTGACAGCCTCAAAGGCCTTGAGGACCGGCTGAAGAAATGGCCGAGTTCTGAGACCATCTTTTATAAAGAAGGTGGCGGTTTCTACGAGCCGGGCGAGTCTCTTGTGCAGACCGACCTTGCCAATACTCTACAGAAGATCGCTGATGAGGGGCCGGATGGCTTTTACAAAGGCGAAACCGCAACCAAAATCGCCGAAGCGGTGCAGGCGGCAGGCGGGCGCATCACAGTGGAGGACATGGCGAATTACAAGCCGGTTCTGCGTGATCCGGTGCGCGGCACCTACCGCGGGTACGAGATTGTCTCCATGCCACCGCCCAGTTCTGGCGGGGCGCATATCATCCAAATTCTCAACGTTCTCGAAGACTATCCGATCTCTTTCCTTGGTCATAACACAGCCGATACGATCCACCTTATGGCCGAAGCGATGAAACGGGCCTATGCGGATCGTTCGGAATATCTTGGCGACAGTGATTTCGTAGATGTGCCCTTAAGTGAGATCACCTCCAAAGCCTATGCCGAGGATATTCGCGGGAACATCAGCCTGAATGCGGCGACCCCATCGAGCAGCATCAAGCCGGGAGAGCTCGCGCCTTACGAGTCCGACCAGACCACGCATTTTTCGATCGTGGACAAGGATGGCAACGCGGTGTCCAACACCTATACGATCAACTTTTCCTATGGGTCCGGGATGGTTGCTGACGGCACCGGTATTCTGATGAACAATGAAATGGATGACTTCGCGGCCAAGCCTGGTGTGCCCAATGCCTATGGGTTGATCGGCGGCGATGCCAATGCAGTGGAGGGCAGTAAACGGCCACTTTCTTCCATGTCGCCAACGATCGTGATGAAGGACGGTGAGGTCTTCATGGTCACCGGCTCACCCGGCGGCTCGCGCATCATCACCACCACATTGCAGGTCATCATGAATGTCATCGACCATGGGATGAACATCGCCGAAGCCTCCTTCGCGCCGCGTATCCACCACCAGTGGCTTCCCGATGAAATCCGGATTGAAGACGGGATCAGTCTCGACACGGTGGGCTTGCTTGAGCAACGCGGTCACAAGGTCAGTGAGAAGTCGGTAATGGGGTCAACGCAGTCGATCCTTGTGGACCGTGAAAGCGGCTATCTGTTTGGCGCGTCAGACCCACGGCGCGTCGATGCGGCGGCCCTGGGTCACTGA